A DNA window from Hordeum vulgare subsp. vulgare chromosome 1H, MorexV3_pseudomolecules_assembly, whole genome shotgun sequence contains the following coding sequences:
- the LOC123450477 gene encoding probable 3-hydroxyisobutyrate dehydrogenase-like 3, mitochondrial, protein MAMEEATARVFGFPAEVRPGGTRVGWIGIGVMGGAMAARLLAAGYAVTAYARAPAKAVALVAAGARLADSPASVAAVSDVVFTMVGNPGDVRAVVLDAASGALAGLRPGGVLVDCTSSSPALAREVAAAARAAGCHAVDCPVSGGDVGARDGTLALLAGGDEAVIAWLGPLFAHLGRPTYMGPPGSGQSSKIANQIAVAGAVIGLGESLAFAGAAGLDERLFLGAVSKGAAGSRVMDIFGERALSRDFAAGGAVRYIIKDLGMALEVGDGKEEEANVLPGSALYRQMFSAMAANGDGELCLQGLITVVERLNGIRK, encoded by the coding sequence ATGGCCATGGAGGAGGCGACAGCGAGGGTGTTTGGCTTCCCGGCGGAGGTGCGGCCGGGGGGCACGCGGGTGGGCTGGATCGGCATCGGCGTCATGGGCGGCGCCATGGCCGCGCGCCTCCTGGCCGCCGGGTACGCGGTGACGGCCTACGCGCGCGCGCCGGCCAAGGCGGTGGCGCTGGTCGCTGCCGGAGCGCGGCTCGCGGACTCGCCGGCCTCCGTGGCCGCGGTATCCGACGTGGTCTTCACCATGGTCGGCAACCCCGGCGACGTCCGCGCCGTGGTCCTCGACGCAGCCTCGGGCGCCCTCGCGGGCCTCCGCCCCGGCGGCGTCCTCGTGGACTGCACGAGCTCCTCCCCCGCCCTCGCGCGCGAGGTCGCCGCGGCCGCGCGCGCCGCTGGCTGCCACGCCGTCGACTGCCCCGTCTCCGGCGGCGACGTCGGCGCCCGCGACGGCACTCTGGCCCTCCTCGCCGGCGGCGACGAGGCCGTCATCGCCTGGCTCGGCCCGCTCTTCGCGCACCTCGGCAGGCCGACCTACATGGGCCCGCCCGGCAGCGGACAGAGCAGCAAGATCGCGAACCAGATCGCGGTGGCCGGCGCGGTGATCGGCCTCGGCGAGTCCCTGGCCTTCGCCGGCGCCGCCGGGCTCGACGAGCGGCTGTTCCTCGGCGCGGTGTCCAAGGGCGCCGCAGGGTCGCGCGTCATGGACATCTTCGGAGAGCGCGCGCTGAGCCGCGACTTCGCGGCCGGGGGCGCCGTGCGGTACATCATCAAGGACCTCGGCATGGCGCTGGAGGTCGGCGAcggcaaggaggaggaggccaacgtGCTGCCAGGGTCGGCGCTGTACCGGCAGATGTTCTCGGCCATGGCGGCGAACGGCGACGGCGAGCTGTGCCTGCAGGGACTCATCACCGTCGTCGAGCGCCTGAACGGCATCCGCAAGTAA
- the LOC123450496 gene encoding uncharacterized protein LOC123450496, producing the protein MPIAEAAAAAVAATCETARMSPAAAKPGAAIGTTTRRGWLRRLVTREYLPRSRRWKARPATDGAGGVAAGPSSYRRLASSLSRSLRWKRMPALPSLSLRAGSASAALDEVAFRVMYVVEAVVLGLALSCFFLCCGCHI; encoded by the coding sequence ATGCCCATCGCCgaggcggcagcggcagcggtggcggcgacGTGCGAGACGGCGCGCATGTCCCCCGCCGCGGCGAAGCCCGGGGCGGCGATAGGCACGACCACGCGGCGCGGGTGGCTGCGCCGGCTCGTGACGCGGGAGTACCTGCCCCGGAGCCGCCGGTGGAAGGCCCGCCCTGCTACGGATGGCGCGGGCGGGGTTGCTGCGGGGCCGTCGTCGTACCGGAGGCTGGCGTCGTCGCTGTCGCGGTCGCTCCGGTGGAAGCGGATGCCGGCGCTGCCGTCCCTCAGCCTGCGCGCCGGGTCGGCGTCGGCGGCGCTCGACGAGGTGGCCTTCCGCGTCATGTACGTCGTCGAGGCCGTCGTGCTCGGCCTCGCGCTCTCCTGCTTCTTCCTCTGCTGCGGCTGCCACATCTAG
- the LOC123450485 gene encoding uncharacterized protein ycf23-like has protein sequence MAAPGSLALLQAPSFAAAKCRPVAMSRGAARAVFAVRASAASAATKDAVLRPFRENRALKIISGLQNFDRSNVASVVTAADKGGATHVDIACDQDLVKLALELTNLPICVSSVDPSAFQSAVEAGAQMIEIGNYDSFYDAGIEFSSEQILNLTRETRKILPGITLSVTVPHTLSLPDQMRLAELLEEEGADIIQTEGGKSSSPTKPGVLGLIEKATPTLAAAYSISRAVSIPVMCASGLSSVTAPMAVTAGAAGVGVGSAINKLNDVVAMIAEVRSIAEALGTTASRNVSEDLRTIHN, from the exons atggcagcgcCGGGCTCCCTAGCACTTCTCCAGGCGCCGTCCTTCGCCGCGGCCAAGTGCCGGCCGGTGGCCATGAGCCGGGGAGCGGCACGGGCCGTGTTCGCCGTCCGTGCCTCGGCGGCTTCTGCCGCCACCAAGGACGCCGTCCTCAGGCCCTTCCGTGAGAACCGTGCTCTCAAG ATCATTTCGGGGCTCCAGAATTTCGACAGGTCCAATGTTGCATCTGTCGTCACGGCCGCAGATAAG GGAGGCGCTACCCATGTTGATATAGCATGTGACCAGGACTTGGTAAAGCTCGCGCTGGAGCTGACTAACCTTCCG ATCTGTGTGTCATCTGTCGATCCTTCAGCATTCCAATCTGCGGTAGAAGCTGGTGCGCAAATG ATTGAGATTGGAAACTACGATTCCTTTTATGACGCAGGCATCGAATTCTCTTCTGAGCAA ATACTGAACCTGACAAGGGAGACAAGGAAGATACTTCCAGGCATCACATTGTCAGTAACAGTTCCCCACACTCTGAGCCTCCCAGATCAG ATGAGACTTGCAGAGCTACTTGAAGAGGAAGGTGCTGATATCATCCAGACTGAAGGTGGGAAGTCTTCTAGTCCAACAAAGCCTGGGGTGCTTGGACTAATCGAAAAG GCAACACCAACTTTGGCAGCCGCATACTCCATCTCCAGGGCCGTCAGCATACCGGTGATGTGCGCATCGGGGCTAAGTTCAGTGACTGCACCAATGGCAGTAACTGCAGGAGCCGCTGGTGTG GGAGTTGGCTCTGCGATTAACAAGCTCAACGATGTCGTGGCGATGATCGCCGAGGTGAGGAGCATCGCGGAGGCTCTGGGGACGACGGCCTCAAGGAATGTGTCTGAGGACCTGAGAACAATTCACAATTAG